The Flavobacterium sp. HJ-32-4 genome contains a region encoding:
- the purB gene encoding adenylosuccinate lyase, with the protein MLNELNAISPIDGRYRNKTAALSPYFSEEALIRYRVLVEIEYFIALCNLPLPQLAGVDKAVFPKLRAIYETFSTEDALWIKQTEKTTNHDVKAVEYFIKDRFDGLGLSAFKEFIHFGLTSQDINNTAIPLSTKQAFEDVYLKSLVAVVAKLKSLSVEWADVPMLARTHGQPASPTRLGKEIGVFVERLEEQMRLLFNVPFAAKFGGATGNYNAHHVAYPTVDWRKFGNDFVEGTLGLHHSFPTTQIEHYDHFAAFFDALKRINTILIDLDRDIWTYVSMDYFKQKIKAGEIGSSAMPHKVNPIDFENSEGNLGIANALFEHLSSKLPISRLQRDLTDSTVLRNIGVPFGHTLIAFEATLKGLNKLLLNEVKFADDLENNWAVVAEAIQTILRREAYPNPYEALKGLTRTNTRIDQKAIHDFIDTLDVSDGIKSELRAITPGNYLGI; encoded by the coding sequence ATGCTCAACGAACTCAACGCCATTTCGCCCATTGACGGCCGTTACCGCAATAAGACTGCCGCACTGTCACCCTATTTTTCGGAAGAGGCGCTGATCCGCTACCGCGTATTGGTCGAAATCGAATACTTCATCGCCCTTTGTAACCTGCCGCTTCCGCAACTGGCGGGCGTTGACAAGGCCGTGTTCCCGAAGCTACGTGCGATCTACGAGACGTTCTCCACCGAAGATGCCCTGTGGATCAAGCAAACGGAGAAGACCACCAACCACGATGTGAAGGCGGTGGAATATTTCATAAAAGATCGGTTCGACGGACTCGGACTGTCGGCGTTCAAAGAGTTCATCCATTTCGGATTGACGTCGCAGGACATTAATAATACGGCTATTCCGTTGTCGACCAAACAGGCCTTTGAAGACGTCTACCTCAAGTCATTGGTGGCCGTAGTGGCGAAACTGAAGTCGCTTAGCGTGGAATGGGCGGATGTGCCGATGCTCGCCCGTACACACGGACAACCTGCGTCGCCTACCCGACTGGGTAAGGAAATCGGTGTGTTTGTCGAGCGACTGGAAGAACAGATGCGTTTGCTTTTCAACGTGCCGTTCGCGGCGAAATTTGGCGGGGCAACCGGAAACTACAATGCCCATCATGTGGCCTATCCGACCGTTGACTGGCGTAAATTCGGCAATGATTTTGTCGAGGGAACGTTAGGATTACACCACTCCTTCCCTACTACGCAAATCGAGCATTACGACCATTTCGCCGCATTTTTCGATGCCTTGAAACGAATCAACACCATTCTCATCGACCTCGACCGCGACATCTGGACGTATGTGTCGATGGATTATTTCAAACAAAAAATCAAGGCAGGGGAAATCGGATCGTCGGCCATGCCGCATAAAGTCAACCCCATCGACTTCGAAAATTCGGAAGGCAATCTGGGCATCGCCAACGCCCTTTTCGAGCACCTGTCGTCGAAGCTGCCGATTTCACGCCTGCAGCGCGACCTCACCGACAGCACCGTGCTTCGAAACATCGGCGTGCCGTTCGGACATACCCTGATTGCGTTCGAAGCGACGCTGAAAGGACTCAACAAGCTACTGTTGAATGAAGTGAAGTTTGCCGACGACCTCGAAAACAACTGGGCGGTAGTCGCAGAAGCCATCCAAACGATTTTACGACGCGAAGCCTATCCGAATCCCTACGAAGCCTTGAAAGGCCTCACACGCACCAATACCCGCATCGACCAAAAAGCCATCCACGACTTTATCGACACGCTGGACGTGTCCGATGGAATAAAATCGGAACTGCGCGCCATTACACCCGGCAACTACCTCGGTATCTGA
- a CDS encoding cation:proton antiporter, producing MLSPLISDLGLILLTAGAAVLLFRKIRQPLVLGYLIAGFLAGNHFDFFPSVQDIHSVEVWAEIGIIFLLFNLGLEFSFRKLMHVGGTASVTALVQIVCMVIGGYFAGRALGWEPMDCIFLGVMLSISSTTIILKTFEELALKAQKFVGNVIGALIVQDLLAILMMVMLSTIAVSRQVEGMELVMTVLKLIFFLVLWFVSGIFFIPTLLKRSQKLLNDETTLILAIALCLMMVMLAADVGFSPALGAFMMGSIIAETTQAEHIEHLMKPVKDLFGAVFFVSVGMLIDPATLVEHWKPVLVLTLVVIVGQSLSAASGALLSGRPLTQSVQTGMSLSQIGEFSFIIATMGASLKVTSAFLYPIIVAVSAITTFTTPFMVRYSAPFAGFLQRKLPRKWLRRIERYAERTNSGKSASNWQIVIRAYLVQVLVHSVIIISLILLAGRYLLPLGEGSITGTLLVAVLTLLLLSPFLWALSMRRVATEQVNVLLQERRYRGPLILMILFRFLLTLFYVGFLVDKFFSAQTAFVVLGAAVVLYWLFPKKLNARYHRLEERFLKNLNAREIIQAKWKRSDLTPWDGHMEVFKIGKESNLAGLLLRELQLREQFGINIVFIKRGHITITIPSRNERLFPGDEICIMGNDTQVEAFRDYLEHNEHEPAPDEKEHDIILLSLVVLNPAYIGVTIKESALREKTHGLIVGLERRGRRVLNPESNVVLEEHDILWIVGERNLLEASDVAQTEPVA from the coding sequence ATGCTTTCCCCCCTCATATCCGACCTCGGCCTTATCCTCCTCACGGCAGGAGCAGCGGTTTTGCTTTTCCGCAAGATCCGGCAGCCATTGGTATTGGGGTATCTGATTGCCGGATTCCTGGCGGGGAACCACTTTGACTTCTTCCCGTCGGTACAAGACATCCACAGCGTGGAAGTATGGGCGGAGATTGGGATTATCTTCCTGTTGTTCAATCTCGGACTCGAATTTTCCTTCCGGAAACTGATGCACGTCGGGGGCACTGCTTCGGTGACGGCCCTCGTGCAAATAGTATGTATGGTAATCGGCGGCTACTTTGCGGGGCGCGCCCTCGGTTGGGAACCGATGGATTGCATCTTTCTGGGCGTCATGCTGTCGATTTCGTCTACTACCATCATCCTCAAGACCTTCGAGGAACTGGCGCTGAAAGCCCAGAAATTCGTCGGCAATGTCATCGGGGCGCTGATCGTGCAGGATTTGCTGGCCATCCTTATGATGGTCATGCTGTCGACCATTGCCGTCTCCCGTCAGGTAGAAGGCATGGAACTTGTCATGACCGTGCTGAAACTCATCTTCTTCCTGGTGCTTTGGTTTGTAAGCGGGATTTTCTTTATCCCTACCCTACTCAAACGATCGCAGAAGCTGCTGAACGACGAAACCACCCTCATCCTCGCCATTGCCCTATGCTTGATGATGGTGATGCTGGCCGCAGATGTGGGCTTTTCACCCGCCCTCGGCGCCTTTATGATGGGATCCATCATTGCCGAGACAACACAGGCGGAGCATATCGAACACTTGATGAAGCCGGTAAAAGACCTGTTTGGTGCCGTATTCTTCGTTTCGGTGGGAATGCTGATTGACCCCGCGACACTGGTTGAGCACTGGAAGCCGGTGTTGGTGCTCACGCTGGTGGTCATTGTCGGACAGTCGTTGAGCGCGGCAAGTGGCGCGCTGCTATCCGGCCGGCCGCTGACGCAATCAGTACAGACCGGCATGAGCCTGTCGCAGATCGGGGAATTCTCGTTTATCATTGCGACGATGGGCGCCAGCCTAAAGGTGACCAGCGCGTTTCTTTATCCTATTATAGTAGCCGTTTCGGCTATCACCACCTTTACGACGCCTTTTATGGTGCGGTATTCGGCCCCTTTTGCCGGTTTTCTCCAGCGCAAGTTGCCGCGAAAATGGCTGAGGCGGATCGAACGCTATGCCGAGCGCACCAATTCGGGGAAATCCGCCAGCAACTGGCAAATCGTCATTAGGGCGTACCTCGTGCAGGTGCTGGTGCATTCCGTTATCATTATTTCACTTATCCTTTTGGCCGGACGCTACCTGCTTCCCCTTGGCGAAGGCTCGATTACAGGAACTTTGTTGGTAGCCGTCCTGACGTTGCTGTTGCTCTCCCCTTTCCTTTGGGCGCTGTCGATGCGACGGGTGGCGACCGAACAGGTGAATGTCCTGCTGCAGGAACGACGGTACCGGGGCCCGCTTATCCTCATGATCCTGTTCCGGTTTTTATTGACGTTGTTTTACGTCGGCTTCCTGGTCGATAAGTTCTTCTCGGCGCAAACGGCTTTTGTCGTGCTTGGAGCCGCCGTGGTTTTGTATTGGCTCTTCCCTAAAAAACTCAATGCGCGCTACCACCGGCTCGAAGAACGTTTTCTTAAGAACCTCAATGCCCGCGAGATCATCCAGGCGAAATGGAAACGCAGCGACCTGACGCCGTGGGATGGGCACATGGAGGTCTTTAAAATCGGGAAAGAGTCGAACCTTGCCGGCTTGTTACTGCGGGAATTACAACTCCGCGAACAATTCGGCATCAACATCGTCTTCATCAAACGCGGTCACATCACGATTACCATCCCCAGTCGGAACGAACGATTGTTTCCCGGCGATGAAATCTGCATCATGGGCAACGACACCCAGGTGGAGGCGTTTCGCGACTACCTTGAACACAATGAACACGAGCCCGCACCGGATGAAAAAGAGCACGATATCATTCTGTTGAGCCTGGTCGTATTGAATCCCGCCTATATCGGCGTCACGATAAAGGAATCGGCTTTACGGGAAAAGACGCACGGACTCATCGTCGGACTTGAACGTCGCGGACGCCGTGTACTCAATCCGGAATCGAACGTGGTGTTGGAAGAACACGATATCCTGTGGATCGTGGGCGAACGCAACTTACTCGAAGCCTCGGACGTAGCACAAACGGAACCTGTTGCCTAA
- the guaB gene encoding IMP dehydrogenase: MVAHNSKIIGEGLTYDDVLLVPNFSSVLPREVSIQSRFSRNISLNVPVVSAAMDTVTESAMAIAMAREGGIGVLHKNMTIEQQATEVRKVKRAESGMIIDPVTLPLTARVADAKAAMREYGIGGIPIVDENQILKGIVTNRDLRFEKDNARPIVEVMTHENLITVAEGTSLQEAEVILQSNKVEKLPVVDASNKLVGLITFRDITKLAQKPIANKDSYGRLRVAAAIGVTGDAVQRAEALVNAGVDAIIIDTAHGHTLGVVTVLKEVKAKFPHIDVVVGNIATPEAARYLVENGADAVKVGIGPGSICTTRVVAGVGFPQFSAVLEVAAAIKGSGVPVIADGGVRYTGDIPKAIAAGADCVMLGSLLAGTKESPGETIIFEGRKFKSYRGMGSVEAMQEGSKDRYFQDVEDDVKKLVPEGIVGRVPYKGELNESMQQFVGGLRAGMGYCGAKDIPTLQETGRFVRITSSGITESHPHNVTITKEAPNYSR, translated from the coding sequence ATGGTCGCACACAACTCTAAGATCATCGGTGAGGGATTGACGTACGACGACGTCCTGCTGGTACCCAATTTTTCCAGTGTTCTCCCTCGCGAAGTCAGCATACAATCGCGTTTTTCCCGCAACATTTCCCTGAACGTACCGGTCGTTTCGGCCGCTATGGATACCGTCACCGAAAGCGCCATGGCCATTGCGATGGCACGTGAAGGAGGCATCGGGGTGTTGCACAAAAACATGACCATCGAGCAACAGGCTACGGAGGTCCGAAAAGTGAAACGCGCCGAATCGGGCATGATCATCGATCCCGTCACCTTACCGCTCACCGCCCGTGTCGCCGACGCAAAGGCCGCTATGCGCGAATACGGCATCGGAGGTATTCCGATCGTAGATGAAAATCAAATCCTGAAAGGCATCGTCACCAACCGGGATTTGCGGTTTGAGAAGGACAATGCCCGACCTATTGTCGAGGTGATGACCCATGAGAACCTCATTACCGTGGCGGAAGGCACGTCGCTTCAGGAAGCCGAAGTCATCCTGCAATCCAATAAAGTCGAAAAATTGCCGGTGGTGGATGCATCGAATAAACTCGTCGGACTCATTACGTTCCGTGACATCACTAAACTCGCGCAAAAACCGATTGCCAATAAAGATTCGTACGGACGTCTTCGCGTGGCCGCCGCCATCGGTGTAACTGGTGATGCCGTGCAACGGGCCGAAGCGCTTGTCAATGCAGGTGTGGATGCCATCATCATCGATACGGCACACGGACACACCCTGGGCGTGGTAACGGTTTTGAAGGAAGTGAAAGCAAAGTTCCCGCATATTGACGTGGTGGTCGGAAATATTGCCACACCCGAAGCGGCGCGCTATCTCGTCGAGAACGGCGCTGATGCGGTGAAAGTGGGTATTGGTCCGGGTTCGATTTGTACGACACGTGTCGTAGCCGGAGTGGGCTTCCCACAGTTTTCCGCGGTTCTCGAAGTAGCGGCTGCCATTAAAGGCAGTGGTGTTCCGGTTATTGCCGACGGAGGTGTACGTTATACCGGCGATATTCCTAAGGCAATTGCAGCAGGTGCCGACTGTGTGATGTTGGGTTCGTTGTTGGCGGGAACGAAAGAGTCACCGGGCGAAACCATCATCTTCGAAGGACGGAAATTCAAGTCGTACCGCGGCATGGGTTCTGTGGAAGCGATGCAGGAAGGCTCGAAAGACCGCTATTTCCAGGATGTGGAAGACGATGTGAAGAAACTCGTACCGGAAGGTATCGTAGGACGCGTACCCTATAAAGGCGAACTCAACGAGAGCATGCAGCAGTTTGTAGGCGGCCTGCGCGCCGGTATGGGCTATTGCGGTGCCAAAGACATTCCGACCTTACAGGAAACCGGTCGTTTCGTGCGCATCACCTCAAGTGGTATTACCGAGAGCCATCCGCATAACGTGACGATTACGAAGGAAGCACCGAATTATTCGAGGTAG
- a CDS encoding hydroxymethylglutaryl-CoA lyase, with product MRPIKIIECPRDAMQGIRTFIPTERKVYYLQSLLRVGFDTLDFGSFVSPKAIPQMQDTAEVLASLDLSATKSKLLAIIANTQGAETAALHPEITYLGFPFSISENFQMRNTHKTIAQSLVTLQEILNIAERSGKEVVAYLSMGFGNPYGDPWNVDIVAEWTETLANMGIRILSLSDTVGSSTPDVITYLFSNLIPKYPDIEFGAHLHTVPDRWFEKIDAAYNAGCRRFDGAIQGFGGCPMAKDELTGNMPTEKLLSYFTTQKEDTGTSPMGFESSYNEATKLFGEFH from the coding sequence GTGAGACCTATTAAGATTATCGAATGCCCGCGGGATGCGATGCAGGGCATCCGGACCTTCATCCCGACCGAACGGAAAGTCTATTACCTGCAATCCCTGCTAAGGGTCGGGTTTGATACCCTCGACTTCGGAAGTTTCGTATCCCCGAAGGCCATCCCGCAGATGCAGGATACGGCGGAAGTGCTCGCTTCACTGGATCTTTCCGCTACCAAAAGCAAACTGCTCGCCATCATCGCGAATACACAAGGAGCCGAAACGGCGGCCTTACATCCGGAGATTACCTACCTGGGCTTTCCCTTTTCGATTTCAGAGAACTTCCAGATGCGGAATACCCATAAAACCATCGCCCAATCGTTGGTGACCCTACAGGAAATCCTGAACATCGCAGAACGATCAGGGAAGGAAGTCGTCGCCTATCTTTCGATGGGATTCGGTAACCCGTATGGCGATCCGTGGAACGTCGACATTGTCGCGGAATGGACCGAGACCCTGGCGAATATGGGTATCCGGATACTATCGCTGTCGGATACCGTCGGAAGTTCTACACCCGATGTCATTACCTACTTGTTTTCCAACCTGATTCCCAAATATCCCGATATTGAGTTCGGGGCGCATCTGCATACCGTACCCGATCGATGGTTCGAGAAAATCGACGCGGCCTACAACGCCGGTTGTCGTCGTTTCGACGGCGCGATCCAGGGGTTTGGCGGTTGCCCGATGGCGAAAGACGAGCTTACCGGCAACATGCCCACCGAAAAACTGCTGTCGTATTTTACCACCCAAAAGGAAGATACCGGCACGAGTCCGATGGGTTTTGAAAGTTCGTATAACGAAGCGACGAAACTCTTCGGCGAATTCCACTAG
- a CDS encoding DUF3307 domain-containing protein: MILFVKLFLAHLLGDFLLQPNSWVRNKEEKKLRSPYLYLHTLLHGVLAFAVAGKEGFLVYAIVLAVVHGGIDAAKLVLQRDATKRQWFIIDQLLHIASICLIVMWNEPTDLEWQLDDTFLILMTGAILLTKPTSLLIKVIISGWTPDDKPGDGSLSNAGNYIGILERLFVFGFILTGHFEAIGFLLGAKSIFRFGDLTRANDRKLTEYVLIGTLLSFGIAILAGLAVQYLAMEAAVGLLG; encoded by the coding sequence ATGATCCTTTTCGTAAAACTGTTCCTCGCCCATTTGCTCGGCGACTTCCTCTTACAGCCCAATTCATGGGTGCGCAACAAAGAGGAAAAGAAGCTTCGGAGTCCGTATCTGTACCTGCACACCCTTTTACATGGTGTACTCGCGTTTGCCGTGGCGGGCAAGGAAGGTTTTTTGGTATACGCGATAGTGTTGGCCGTGGTGCACGGAGGGATTGATGCCGCCAAGTTGGTTCTACAGCGTGATGCCACCAAACGGCAATGGTTCATCATCGACCAACTGCTGCACATTGCCTCGATCTGCCTGATTGTGATGTGGAACGAACCCACCGACCTCGAATGGCAACTCGACGACACGTTCCTCATCCTGATGACCGGCGCGATTTTACTGACCAAACCGACGTCCCTGTTAATTAAAGTCATCATTTCCGGCTGGACACCCGACGATAAACCGGGCGATGGCTCATTGTCGAATGCCGGAAACTATATTGGTATACTGGAACGGTTGTTCGTTTTCGGCTTTATCCTAACTGGCCACTTTGAAGCCATCGGATTCCTGTTGGGCGCAAAGTCCATTTTTCGCTTCGGCGACCTTACCCGCGCCAATGATCGGAAGTTGACAGAATATGTGTTGATCGGAACCCTATTGAGTTTCGGGATCGCCATTCTCGCCGGACTCGCCGTGCAGTACCTCGCTATGGAAGCTGCCGTAGGACTTCTCGGTTGA
- a CDS encoding quinone-dependent dihydroorotate dehydrogenase, which yields MYKLLLRPVFFWFDPEKIHYFTFSLIRFMCRIPGMPALFRTLYQVNDKRLERKVFGLTFPNPVGLAAGFDKDAKCFQELSHFGFGFIEIGTLTPKPQDGNPKPRLFRLPDDGGLINRMGFNNGGVEAAVVRLRKNKGVLIGGNIGKNKVTPNEEAVSDYLYCFDALVEYVDYFVVNVSSPNTPNLRALQEKEPLTALLAALQEKNNARSSRKPILLKIAPDLTDEQLLDIIDIVRVTQIDGVIATNTTISRDGLQSANRVETGGLSGQPLRERATEVIRFLSEKSGNAFPIIGVGGIHSAADAIEKLQAGAALVQLYTGFIYEGPALVASINREVLRQLP from the coding sequence ATGTACAAACTACTGCTTCGGCCGGTCTTCTTCTGGTTTGACCCGGAAAAAATCCACTATTTCACCTTCTCGCTGATCCGGTTTATGTGCCGTATTCCGGGCATGCCAGCTTTGTTCCGGACGCTTTATCAGGTAAACGACAAACGACTGGAAAGAAAGGTGTTCGGACTCACTTTTCCCAATCCCGTGGGTTTGGCTGCGGGTTTTGATAAGGATGCCAAGTGTTTTCAGGAATTGTCGCATTTTGGGTTCGGCTTCATCGAAATCGGGACACTTACGCCCAAACCACAGGACGGCAATCCGAAACCGCGGTTGTTTCGTTTGCCGGATGATGGTGGACTCATCAACCGGATGGGTTTCAACAATGGTGGGGTGGAGGCGGCCGTCGTGCGTCTTCGCAAAAACAAAGGGGTGCTGATTGGCGGAAACATCGGAAAGAACAAGGTAACCCCGAATGAAGAAGCGGTTTCCGATTACCTGTATTGCTTTGATGCGCTGGTCGAGTACGTTGACTATTTCGTCGTGAACGTCAGCTCGCCGAATACACCGAACCTTCGGGCATTGCAGGAGAAAGAACCCTTGACGGCTTTGTTGGCCGCGTTGCAGGAAAAGAACAACGCCCGTTCGTCGCGCAAGCCCATCTTATTGAAAATCGCCCCGGATCTCACCGATGAGCAATTGCTGGATATCATCGATATCGTCCGCGTGACCCAAATCGACGGGGTGATTGCGACCAACACTACGATCTCACGCGACGGACTCCAGTCGGCGAACCGCGTTGAAACAGGCGGCTTATCGGGCCAGCCGCTTCGGGAGCGGGCCACCGAGGTGATACGGTTTTTGTCGGAAAAGAGTGGGAATGCCTTCCCTATAATTGGCGTAGGAGGCATCCATAGTGCGGCTGATGCCATCGAGAAATTGCAGGCCGGCGCGGCGTTGGTGCAACTTTATACCGGATTCATCTATGAAGGCCCGGCGTTGGTGGCCTCTATCAACCGAGAAGTCCTACGGCAGCTTCCATAG
- a CDS encoding isoprenylcysteine carboxylmethyltransferase family protein has product MALLEEFEQQGNWLFRRRGQFPMLFLLIGLGLYLYDLAYDVPFFLGEEAARPYFWGCVVISLLGLFVRIYTVGHTPVRTSGRNREEQIADTLNTSGIYATVRHPLYLGNFLIWLGPALLTAHFWFVASFCLFYWLYYERIMFTEEQFLRAKFGATFTDWAAKTPAFIPALSQFRPNTVLFSWKKVFINEKNGLASIFVVFLIFDLTGQAITDVWAPNIPLIAFTLLSLLLLAVLKVVKMTTTYFLIEER; this is encoded by the coding sequence ATGGCTTTACTGGAAGAATTCGAACAGCAGGGAAATTGGTTGTTCAGGCGTCGCGGGCAATTCCCGATGCTGTTTCTGTTGATCGGGCTCGGACTTTACCTCTACGACCTCGCGTATGACGTTCCTTTTTTTCTCGGAGAGGAAGCGGCACGCCCCTATTTCTGGGGATGCGTCGTGATTAGCCTGTTGGGGCTTTTTGTTCGGATTTACACGGTTGGGCATACACCTGTACGCACCTCCGGACGTAACCGCGAAGAACAGATTGCCGACACCCTGAATACCTCCGGCATCTACGCCACCGTGCGCCACCCACTTTACCTCGGAAACTTCCTGATTTGGCTCGGGCCTGCACTCCTCACCGCCCATTTCTGGTTCGTCGCATCCTTCTGCCTATTTTACTGGTTGTATTACGAGCGGATCATGTTTACGGAAGAACAGTTCCTCCGCGCGAAGTTTGGCGCCACCTTCACCGATTGGGCCGCAAAAACACCGGCTTTCATACCCGCCTTGTCGCAGTTCCGTCCGAACACCGTGTTGTTCAGTTGGAAGAAAGTGTTCATCAACGAAAAGAACGGATTGGCGTCTATTTTCGTCGTCTTCCTCATCTTTGACCTTACCGGGCAGGCCATTACGGATGTGTGGGCACCCAACATCCCGCTGATTGCTTTCACATTGCTTTCCTTGTTGCTGCTGGCCGTATTGAAAGTCGTGAAGATGACTACGACCTATTTCCTTATTGAAGAGCGATAG
- a CDS encoding glycoside hydrolase family 3 protein, which translates to MTRLFLPFLFFGAVSVSFSQTYKNPKAPVDDRVNDLLSRMTLEEKIDYIGGQDDFYIRGIERLGLPKIKMSDGPVGVRNYGPTTAYPASILTAATWDTELSRRLGEALGKDARQRGVHILLGPGVNLYRAPMNGRNFEYLGEDPFLAGKIAAAYIRGVQSQKVVATVKHFAANNQEWDRNNVSSDIDERTLHELYLPAFRMAVQEGEVGAVMDSYNLINGIHATQNDYLNNQVLKTMWGFDGIVMSDWVATYDGLAAAKGGLDLEMPSGAFMNRQNLLPAIKDGRLSEEVLNDKVRRILRIVFRFGFYDTPYKETPNRKELPESANVALDLARNGIVLLKNEGNILPLSKSIRTVAVIGPNGNRYVAGGGSSFTRPFASTTLFEGIQKALPNARVEYIAAAMPRPEDFTATSAFYTAKGSKEKGLKASYFNTTDLSGPVVATQTDTNISHDWADVPDVKGLGADHFSIRFTGVLRPAKSATYTLAVRGDDGFRLFVDGKNVIDLWGDHAAMLRTVKMPLEAGKEYDIRLEYYENGGDAVIAFAAYEEVIDFKGAEEMAARADAVILALGFDASSEGEGFDRTFELPQEQEQLARIVAQVNPNTVVVLNAGGNVDMRSWLPRVKGLVHAWYPGEKGGRALAEILFGDVNPSGKLPVSFEKRWEDNPVNAFYYDHNGNKKVSYGERLAVGYRYFDTAKVKPQFPFGYGLSYTRFEYSNLKVTGDVKSGFEVTFTIKNVGGRDGAEAAQVYVHQDKSTIDRPDKELKGFTKVFLAKGESKTVTVFLRADAFSYYRTDLHRFSFDKGNFEIRVGASSEDIRLKAPVTL; encoded by the coding sequence ATGACACGTCTCTTTTTACCGTTCCTGTTTTTTGGCGCCGTTTCGGTGTCGTTTTCCCAAACTTATAAGAATCCGAAAGCCCCTGTCGATGACCGCGTAAACGACCTGTTGTCGCGAATGACCCTTGAAGAAAAAATCGACTACATCGGTGGCCAGGACGACTTCTACATACGTGGTATAGAGCGACTCGGCTTGCCTAAAATCAAGATGAGCGACGGTCCGGTCGGGGTGCGGAACTATGGCCCGACGACCGCGTACCCGGCGTCTATCCTGACGGCGGCGACGTGGGATACTGAACTCTCAAGACGGTTGGGAGAGGCCCTCGGCAAAGACGCCCGTCAACGAGGAGTACATATCCTTTTGGGTCCCGGCGTGAACCTGTACCGCGCTCCCATGAACGGGCGCAATTTTGAATACCTCGGAGAAGACCCGTTTTTAGCTGGGAAAATAGCCGCCGCCTACATCCGTGGCGTGCAAAGCCAGAAAGTGGTGGCGACGGTGAAGCACTTTGCTGCCAACAACCAGGAGTGGGACCGCAACAATGTGAGTTCCGATATCGACGAACGGACGCTGCACGAACTCTATCTACCCGCGTTCCGTATGGCGGTGCAGGAAGGCGAAGTGGGCGCCGTAATGGATAGCTACAACCTGATCAACGGCATCCATGCCACCCAAAACGATTACCTGAACAATCAGGTGTTGAAGACGATGTGGGGATTTGACGGCATCGTGATGTCGGATTGGGTCGCGACGTATGACGGTCTTGCTGCGGCAAAAGGCGGACTCGACCTGGAAATGCCGTCGGGAGCGTTCATGAACCGACAGAACCTATTACCCGCCATAAAAGACGGACGTTTGTCAGAAGAGGTGCTAAACGATAAAGTACGCCGCATCCTCCGCATCGTATTCCGGTTCGGTTTTTATGATACTCCTTACAAAGAGACACCCAATAGGAAAGAACTGCCCGAAAGCGCGAACGTGGCACTTGACTTGGCCCGTAACGGCATCGTGTTGCTGAAGAACGAAGGCAATATCCTTCCACTGTCAAAATCCATTCGTACGGTGGCAGTCATCGGGCCCAATGGCAACCGATATGTGGCCGGTGGCGGAAGTTCGTTTACCCGTCCGTTTGCATCTACTACCCTTTTTGAAGGCATCCAGAAGGCACTTCCGAATGCCCGCGTAGAATATATCGCAGCGGCCATGCCCCGCCCGGAAGATTTCACCGCGACGTCTGCTTTCTATACGGCAAAAGGGTCAAAAGAAAAAGGACTCAAAGCCTCCTATTTCAATACAACCGACCTGTCGGGTCCGGTGGTGGCTACCCAAACCGATACCAACATCAGCCACGACTGGGCCGATGTTCCGGATGTGAAAGGGCTGGGTGCCGATCACTTCTCTATTCGGTTCACTGGCGTGTTGCGTCCGGCCAAATCCGCGACCTATACGCTGGCAGTACGGGGTGACGACGGCTTCCGCCTGTTCGTCGACGGTAAAAACGTCATCGACCTGTGGGGCGATCATGCCGCGATGCTGCGCACCGTGAAAATGCCGCTGGAGGCCGGTAAGGAGTATGACATCCGCCTTGAATATTATGAAAATGGGGGCGATGCCGTGATCGCTTTTGCCGCTTACGAAGAAGTGATTGATTTTAAGGGAGCGGAAGAAATGGCCGCGCGGGCCGACGCCGTCATCCTGGCGTTGGGATTCGACGCATCATCGGAAGGGGAAGGATTCGACCGGACGTTTGAACTGCCACAGGAGCAGGAACAACTGGCCCGCATCGTCGCCCAAGTAAACCCGAATACGGTGGTCGTGCTCAATGCCGGAGGCAATGTCGACATGCGTTCGTGGTTGCCACGTGTCAAGGGACTGGTGCACGCCTGGTATCCCGGAGAAAAAGGCGGCCGGGCGCTGGCTGAAATTCTGTTTGGCGACGTCAACCCAAGCGGAAAACTACCCGTCAGCTTTGAAAAAAGATGGGAAGACAACCCCGTAAATGCGTTTTATTATGATCACAACGGAAACAAAAAAGTATCGTATGGCGAGCGCCTTGCCGTAGGGTATCGCTATTTCGACACCGCCAAGGTGAAGCCGCAATTTCCGTTCGGCTACGGATTATCGTATACCCGCTTTGAATACTCCAATCTAAAAGTGACCGGCGATGTCAAATCAGGATTTGAGGTAACGTTCACGATTAAAAATGTCGGCGGACGTGACGGTGCTGAGGCAGCCCAGGTATATGTGCACCAGGACAAATCGACCATTGACCGTCCCGACAAAGAACTGAAAGGCTTCACCAAAGTCTTCCTGGCCAAAGGAGAAAGCAAGACCGTTACCGTATTCCTTCGCGCGGACGCCTTTTCCTATTACCGGACGGACCTGCATCGTTTCAGCTTTGATAAGGGTAACTTTGAGATTCGCGTTGGGGCGTCTTCAGAAGACATCCGTCTGAAAGCACCTGTGACATTATAA